From the genome of Lotus japonicus ecotype B-129 chromosome 6, LjGifu_v1.2, one region includes:
- the LOC130724163 gene encoding uncharacterized protein LOC130724163, with product MGGKSEKGESMKWTTQNTKIFIDIIYDRVKKGQLQESTFKKTIWEEINIELQKTSGAPLPDGVERLKGKFNRLHLQHREFSTLISRTRVTWDPEANKVNASEEVWEEMYKKGKFYKQFKKHGFEHDYYILGEIFNSSTATRKLSLASTQEPPNSDEEREIEEDFLSKGVHIDSKVIDVDGEDLQEVSKRRKVTGTSSERRRKEAKNSRLDVLESTVTKWSNTMDARADRYKNEADSSAGACIKL from the exons ATGGGAGGAAAAAGTGAGAAGGGGGAGAGCATGAAATGGACAACCCAAAACACAAAGATATTCATTGATATTATTTATGATCGAGTGAAAAAAGGGCAGTTGCAAGAGTCAACATTTAAGAAAACAATTTGGGAAGAAATAAACATTGAGTTGCAAAAGACAAGTGGAGCACCCCTACCTGATGGTGTTGAAAGGCTGAAGGGAAAGTTTAATCGGCTACACCTTCAACATCGTGAATTTTCAACTTTGATATCTCGCACAAGAGTTACATGGGATCCTGAGGCTAACAAAGTGAATGCTTCTGAAGAAGTTTGGGAAGAGATGTACAAG aaaggaaaattctaCAAGCAGTTTAAGAAGCATGGATTTGAGCATGACTATTATATCCTTGGTGAGATATTTAATTCTAGTACAGCAACTAGAAAATTAAGTCTAGCTTCTACTCAAGAGCCACCAAACTCCGATgaagagagagaaatagaggaAGACTTTCTCTCAAAAGGTGTTCATATTGATTCTAAAGTTATTGATGTTGATGGAGAGGATCTGCAAGAAGTTAGTAAAAGGAGAAAAGTCACTGGGACTTCTAGTGAACGTCGTCGTAAGGAGGCAAAAAATTCAAGGCTGGATGTGTTAGAATCAACTGTGACCAAATGGTCTAACACAATGGATGCAAGGGCAGATAGATATAAAAATGAAGCTGATTCTTCTGCAGGCGCATGCATTAAATTATAA
- the LOC130722592 gene encoding uncharacterized protein LOC130722592, translating into MGTSPEVKVNLAHLCMEGSTIHYFNSLLHLDPGLTWEKLTNELLERYGTANRGDVFEQLSDLQQRGTIDEYVQEFERLLSQAPNLPDEQYFGYFIHGLREDIRARVRSMRALTSLPRSRLIPLAKAIETELHGPVRSSVGSKGGGMRSGYGPGSFTRAAHQVSSGTGPPGRDSPPGWIMVKNDKGDRREEKGNPRPQPRDKGVRHLPYQELLDRRQKGLCFKCGGKYHPLHQCPDKQIRIMLLEEGDDVGEAGELSAETEDEDDAAVDGACSIMRLSSEPIQGQTMKLQGSILGVPILILVDSGATHNFISKRVVETMGWATQATPTMRILLGDGSKTTASGKCEQVSLEIANYKTTVEAILFDLDGIDLVLGIAWLVTLGDMLINWGKQTVRFQQEGRWFHFQGQGGSRDDHGALQSFLHQDIRTPEGYFMSSVLESQISKSQNRNVEQLTEKQSQQLTSLLEKFVDVFTAPRGLPPKRQREHQINLVAGHGPVNVRPYRYSHHHKDEIEKQVQELLQQGIIRHSQSAFSSPVILVKKKDGSWRMCVDYRELNKATIPDKFPIPVIDELLDELYGARFFSKLDLKSGYHQVLVREEDVPKTAFRTHEGHYEYLVMPFGLMNAPSTFQALMNEVFRDLLRRNVLVFFDDILVYSSDWETHLQQLTMVLDRLRKQGLVANRKKCSFAQQSVEYLGHVVSFQGVSMDPSKIQSVINWPTPKNVKGVR; encoded by the coding sequence ATGGGAACGAGTCCAGAGGTCAAGGTAAATCTGGCTCACCTGTGTATGGAGGGATCCACAATCCATTACTTCAACTCCTTGCTGCACTTGGACCCAGGTTTAACTTGGGAAAAACTCACCAATGAACTGCTTGAACGCTATGGAACGGCTAATCGAGGAGATGTCTTTGAGCAACTTTCCGATCTTCAACAGAGAGGTACCATTGACGAGTATGTTCAGGAATTCGAGCGGTTGCTATCACAAGCACCGAATCTCCCAGATGAACAGTATTTCGGATACTTCATCCATGGCCTCCGTGAAGACATTCGCGCACGGGTCAGAAGCATGCGAGCCCTGACTTCTCTCCCTCGATCCAGATTGATTCCCTTGGCCAAAGCAATAGAGACGGAGCTCCATGGGCCGGTTCGCTCATCAGTCGGGTCAAAAGGAGGAGGAATGCGATCGGGTTATGGGCCGGGTTCTTTTACCCGAGCAGCCCACCAAGTTTCAAGTGGGACAGGTCCACCGGGTCGGGATTCACCTCCGGGTTGGATCATGGTGAAGAACGATAAGGGAGATCGAAGAGAGGAGAAGGGGAACCCTCGACCCCAACCGCGCGACAAGGGTGTTCGCCACCTACCATACCAAGAGCTGTTGGATCGCCGGCAGAAGGGTCTTTGTTTTAAGTGTGGGGGAAAGTACCACCCTCTCCATCAATGCCCAGACAAACAAATCCGAATCATGCTGCTGGAAGAAGGGGATGACGTTGGGGAAGCAGGGGAGCTATCAGCTGAAACGGAGGATGAAGACGATGCTGCAGTCGACGGCGCGTGCAGCATCATGCGGCTGAGCTCCGAGCCCATACAGGGACAAACAATGAAACTGCAGGGCTCAATTCTGGGAGTCCCGATTTTGATCCTCGTGGACAGCGGAGCCACACACAATTTCATATCCAAGCGTGTGGTCGAGACTATGGGATGGGCAACCCAAGCTACTCCGACGATGCGCATCCTTCTAGGAGATGGAAGTAAGACTACTGCAAGTGGTAAGTGTGAGCAGGTTAGTTTGGAAATTGCTAATTACAAAACCACAGTGGAAGCCATACTCTTCGACCTTGATGGAATCGACCTGGTACTGGGAATAGCATGGTTGGTAACTCTGGGAGATATGCTCATTAATTGGGGAAAGCAGACTGTACGCTTCCAACAGGAAGGGCGTTGGTTCCATTTTCAGGGACAGGGAGGCTCTCGAGATGATCACGGGGCATTGCAAAGCTTTCTGCACCAGGATATCAGAACTCCTGAAGGGTATTTTATGTCTAGTGTCTTGGAGTCCCAAATTTCCAAATCACAAAACAGGAATGTAGAGCAATTGACTGAGAAGCAGAGCCAACAATTAACCTCCCTATTGGAGAAATTTGTGGACGTTTTCACGGCTCCAAGAGGGCTTCCACCCAAGAGGCAGCGAGAGCATCAAATCAATTTAGTAGCAGGGCATGGTCCAGTCAACGTGAGACCATACCGTTATTCCCATCATCACAAAGATGAAATTGAGAAGCAGGTGCAAGAGCTGTTACAGCAGGGAATCATAAGACATAGCCAGAGTGCTTTTTCGAGTCCAGTAAtcttggttaaaaaaaaagatgggtCCTGGAGAATGTGCGTGGACTACCGTGAATTAAACAAAGCCACTATCCCTGATAAGTTTCCCATTCCGGTGATCGATGAGCTTCTTGATGAGTTATATGGGGCTCGGTTTTTCTCCAAATTGGACTTGAAATCCGGGTACCACCAAGTTCTGGTAAGAGAAGAAGACGTGCCCAAGACTGCGTTTCGTACCCACGAAGGCCATTACGAGTACTTGGTAATGCCTTTTGGGTTAATGAACGCGCCTTCAACCTTTCAAGCATTGATGAATGAGGTTTTTCGTGACTTGTTGCGTCGGAATGTACTAGTGTTCTTCGACGACATATTAGTGTACAGTTCTGACTGGGAAACACACTTACAACAGCTCACAATGGTGCTTGACAGACTGAGAAAACAGGGGCTGGTAGCAAACCGAAAGAAATGCTCATTTGCACAACAGTCAGTTGAGTATTTGGGGCATGTAGTCTCATTTCAGGGGGTTTCCATGGATCCGAGCAAAATACAAAGTGTCATCAATTGGCCTACTCCCAAGAATGTGAAGGGAGTAAGATGA